In one window of Gossypium arboreum isolate Shixiya-1 chromosome 4, ASM2569848v2, whole genome shotgun sequence DNA:
- the LOC108458163 gene encoding MLO-like protein 12 isoform X2: MADATNKARSLEQTPTWAVAVVCLVLVVISIIIEHAIHMLGKWFKKRHKTALYEALEKVKAELMLMGFISLLLTVTQSLISDICIPRNIANTWHPCDRQAEAHKYGQIFGRKLVEFSDDDDDDGTTYIPRRSLATSNYDKCQEKGKIALVSAYGIHQLHIFIFMLAVCHILYCIIIYALGRTKMRKWKSWENETKTIEYQYYNDPERFRFARDTSFGRRHLNCWSRSTLTLWIMCFFRQFFGSVTKVDYLTLRHGFIMAHLAPANETKFDFQKYIKRSLEDDFKVVVGISPIIWFIAVLFLLAYTHGWYSYLWLPFVPLIVILMVGTKLQVIITELGVSIQDRGGVVKGAPLVRPGDDLFWFGRPRFLLFLIHLVVFTNAFQLAFFVWSTYEFSIRSCYHEHLEDIIIRISMGVVTQFICSYVTLPLYALVTQMGSNMRPTIFNERVATALRNWHQQAKKHTKQNKQSHSQNTTPLSSRPATPTHGMSPVHLLHNYPRSVESYPTSPRLSITENNRLVLHSPRQHGIKDDVDDRSLHKEIAQVDTTFEESNSLQRAAMAQATRTQHEIDIASSIFSLEKK; encoded by the exons ATGGCGGATGCCACAAATAAAGCACGCTCATTGGAACAGACACCGACATGGGCTGTTGCAGTGGTGTGTCTTGTCTTGGTTGTCATTTCTATCATCATTGAACATGCCATTCATATGCTTGGGAAG TGGTTCAAGAAAAGACACAAAACAGCTCTTTATGAAGCACTTGAGAAGGTTAAAGCAG AGCTTATGCTTATGGGATTTATATCATTACTGCTAACAGTAACTCAAAGTCTCATCTCTGATATTTGCATACCAAGAAACATAGCAAACACATGGCATCCATGTGATCGACAAGCTGAGGCTCACAAATATGGTCAAATTTTTGGTAGAAAACTTGTTGAATTCtccgatgatgatgatgatgatggcaCCACTTATATTCCAAGACGCAGTCTTGCAACTtctaattatgataaatgtcaaGAAAAG GGTAAAATAGCACTTGTATCAGCTTATGGTATCCATCAACTCCATATATTCATCTTTATGTTAGCAGTTTGTCATATCCTCTACTGCATCATCATCTATGCTTTGGGAAGAACTAAG ATGAGGAAATGGAAATCCTGGGAAAATGAGACAAAGACAATTGAATATCAATACTACAATG ATCCTGAGAGATTCAGATTTGCAAGGGATACTTCATTCGGACGAAGACATTTGAACTGTTGGAGTCGTTCAACCTTAACCCTTTGGATT ATGTGTTTCTTTAGACAATTTTTTGGATCAGTAACAAAAGTTGATTACTTGACATTGAGGCATGGATTTATCATG GCACATTTGGCACCTGCAAATGAAACCAAATTTGATTTTCAAAAGTACATCAAGAGATCATTAGAAGATGATTTTAAAGTAGTGGTTGGGATAAG CCCAATTATTTGGTTCATTGCTGTCCTCTTCTTACTTGCCTATACACATG GATGGTACTCTTATTTGTGGCTGCCCTTTGTCCCTTTAATCGTAA TTCTAATGGTAGGAACCAAGCTACAAGTGATCATAACGGAACTTGGTGTAAGTATTCAAGATAGAGGAGGTGTAGTGAAGGGTGCACCGTTGGTTCGACCCGGCGATGACCTCTTCTGGTTCGGTCGTCCCCGCTTCCTTCTTTTTCTCATTCACCTTGTTGTATTTACG AATGCATTTCAACTGGCCTTTTTCGTGTGGAGCACG TATGAATTCAGCATAAGATCTTGCTACCATGAGCATCTTGAAGATATCATCATTAGAATCTCAATGGG GGTCGTTACACAGTTCATTTGTAGCTACGTGACTCTTCCTCTCTATGCTTTGGTGACTCAG ATGGGATCCAACATGAGACCGACGATCTTTAACGAAAGGGTCGCCACTGCACTGAGAAACTGGCATCAACAAGCGAAGAAACACACTAAACAAAACAAACAGTCACATTCTCAAAACACCACGCCGCTTTCAAGCAGGCCTGCGACTCCAACTCATGGGATGTCTCCAGTTCATCTTCTTCATAATTATCCACGAAGCGTTGAAAGTTATCCGACATCTCCCAGACTTTCAATCACTGAGAACAATCGATTGGTACTCCACTCCCCGAGACAGCATGGAATCAAAGATGATGTTGATGATAGATCACTACATAAGGAAATTGCTCAAGTTGATACAACATTTGAAGAATCCAACTCTTTGCAAAGAGCTGCGATGGCTCAGGCGACACGAACACAACATGAAATCGACATTGCTTCGTCGATTTTCTCGCTCGAGAAGAAATGA
- the LOC108458184 gene encoding uncharacterized protein LOC108458184 produces the protein MEVRPNQTVDNSSTSPQQHRHRVAAAASKQPVSATNAVDTTSVTQRLQKELMALMMSSGDLGVSAFPEGESIFTWIGTIKGGEGTMYEGLSYKLSLRFPLDYPFKPPQVKFETTCFHPNVDQFGNICLDILQDKWSSAYDCRTILLSVQSLLGEPNPESPLNTYAAALWNNKEDYRKMVQEQYFGGKTLES, from the exons ATGGAAGTCCGGCCAAATCAAACGGTGGACAATTCATCAACCTCACCTCAACAGCATCGGCACCGTGTAGCTGCCGCTGCATCTAAACAACCAGTTTCCGCTACCAACGCCGTTGATACCACTTCCGTTACTCAAAG GCTCCAAAAGGAACTAATGGCTCTCATG ATGAGCAGTGGAGATCTCGGAGTGTCTGCCTTTCCTGAAGGTGAAAGCATTTTTACATGGATTGGGACGATCAAGGGTGGAGAGGGAACTATGTACGAGGGTTTATCGTACAAACTTTCCTTGCGTTTCCCGTTGGACTACCCTTTCAAGCCTCCTCAAGTAAAGTTTGAGACAACATGCTTTCATCCTAATGTCGATCAGTTCGGCAATATTTGCCTTGACATTCTTCAG GATAAATGGTCATCTGCTTATGATTGTAGAACCATTCTTTTGTCTGTTCAAAGTCTCCTAGGAG AGCCGAATCCGGAGAGCCCTCTCAATACCTATGCTGCGGCACTGTGGAACAATAAGGAAG ATTACAGAAAGATGGTCCAAGAACAGTATTTTGGTGGAAAAACATTAGAGAGCTGA
- the LOC108458163 gene encoding MLO-like protein 12 isoform X1 produces MADATNKARSLEQTPTWAVAVVCLVLVVISIIIEHAIHMLGKWFKKRHKTALYEALEKVKAELMLMGFISLLLTVTQSLISDICIPRNIANTWHPCDRQAEAHKYGQIFGRKLVEFSDDDDDDGTTYIPRRSLATSNYDKCQEKGKIALVSAYGIHQLHIFIFMLAVCHILYCIIIYALGRTKMRKWKSWENETKTIEYQYYNDPERFRFARDTSFGRRHLNCWSRSTLTLWIMCFFRQFFGSVTKVDYLTLRHGFIMAHLAPANETKFDFQKYIKRSLEDDFKVVVGISPIIWFIAVLFLLAYTHGWYSYLWLPFVPLIVILMVGTKLQVIITELGVSIQDRGGVVKGAPLVRPGDDLFWFGRPRFLLFLIHLVVFTNAFQLAFFVWSTVSNPYFIRSCYHEHLEDIIIRISMGVVTQFICSYVTLPLYALVTQMGSNMRPTIFNERVATALRNWHQQAKKHTKQNKQSHSQNTTPLSSRPATPTHGMSPVHLLHNYPRSVESYPTSPRLSITENNRLVLHSPRQHGIKDDVDDRSLHKEIAQVDTTFEESNSLQRAAMAQATRTQHEIDIASSIFSLEKK; encoded by the exons ATGGCGGATGCCACAAATAAAGCACGCTCATTGGAACAGACACCGACATGGGCTGTTGCAGTGGTGTGTCTTGTCTTGGTTGTCATTTCTATCATCATTGAACATGCCATTCATATGCTTGGGAAG TGGTTCAAGAAAAGACACAAAACAGCTCTTTATGAAGCACTTGAGAAGGTTAAAGCAG AGCTTATGCTTATGGGATTTATATCATTACTGCTAACAGTAACTCAAAGTCTCATCTCTGATATTTGCATACCAAGAAACATAGCAAACACATGGCATCCATGTGATCGACAAGCTGAGGCTCACAAATATGGTCAAATTTTTGGTAGAAAACTTGTTGAATTCtccgatgatgatgatgatgatggcaCCACTTATATTCCAAGACGCAGTCTTGCAACTtctaattatgataaatgtcaaGAAAAG GGTAAAATAGCACTTGTATCAGCTTATGGTATCCATCAACTCCATATATTCATCTTTATGTTAGCAGTTTGTCATATCCTCTACTGCATCATCATCTATGCTTTGGGAAGAACTAAG ATGAGGAAATGGAAATCCTGGGAAAATGAGACAAAGACAATTGAATATCAATACTACAATG ATCCTGAGAGATTCAGATTTGCAAGGGATACTTCATTCGGACGAAGACATTTGAACTGTTGGAGTCGTTCAACCTTAACCCTTTGGATT ATGTGTTTCTTTAGACAATTTTTTGGATCAGTAACAAAAGTTGATTACTTGACATTGAGGCATGGATTTATCATG GCACATTTGGCACCTGCAAATGAAACCAAATTTGATTTTCAAAAGTACATCAAGAGATCATTAGAAGATGATTTTAAAGTAGTGGTTGGGATAAG CCCAATTATTTGGTTCATTGCTGTCCTCTTCTTACTTGCCTATACACATG GATGGTACTCTTATTTGTGGCTGCCCTTTGTCCCTTTAATCGTAA TTCTAATGGTAGGAACCAAGCTACAAGTGATCATAACGGAACTTGGTGTAAGTATTCAAGATAGAGGAGGTGTAGTGAAGGGTGCACCGTTGGTTCGACCCGGCGATGACCTCTTCTGGTTCGGTCGTCCCCGCTTCCTTCTTTTTCTCATTCACCTTGTTGTATTTACG AATGCATTTCAACTGGCCTTTTTCGTGTGGAGCACGGTAAGCAATCCCTACTT CATAAGATCTTGCTACCATGAGCATCTTGAAGATATCATCATTAGAATCTCAATGGG GGTCGTTACACAGTTCATTTGTAGCTACGTGACTCTTCCTCTCTATGCTTTGGTGACTCAG ATGGGATCCAACATGAGACCGACGATCTTTAACGAAAGGGTCGCCACTGCACTGAGAAACTGGCATCAACAAGCGAAGAAACACACTAAACAAAACAAACAGTCACATTCTCAAAACACCACGCCGCTTTCAAGCAGGCCTGCGACTCCAACTCATGGGATGTCTCCAGTTCATCTTCTTCATAATTATCCACGAAGCGTTGAAAGTTATCCGACATCTCCCAGACTTTCAATCACTGAGAACAATCGATTGGTACTCCACTCCCCGAGACAGCATGGAATCAAAGATGATGTTGATGATAGATCACTACATAAGGAAATTGCTCAAGTTGATACAACATTTGAAGAATCCAACTCTTTGCAAAGAGCTGCGATGGCTCAGGCGACACGAACACAACATGAAATCGACATTGCTTCGTCGATTTTCTCGCTCGAGAAGAAATGA
- the LOC108459228 gene encoding uncharacterized protein LOC108459228 — MEMIRPGYFFDNVDDWDIFFAVMLWKIRRNAMVFSEEFTDTSSFFARCIWYKDETRLESSSLGNQVWRDISWSAPPMGVSKVNVDGAYSAGTSRTLLLELDCVEIVQQLRHLNQPHTTIRAIGEMLQRDWDVTITHVYRESKRATDNLAKYVARLPFGIFSFPPDATGLPIPSLIHI, encoded by the exons ATGGAAATGATAAG ACCCGGATATTTCTTTGATAATGTTGATGATTGGGATATATTCTTTGCTGTCATGCTATGGAAGATCAGGAGGAATGCTATGGTTTTCTCTGAAGAATTTACTGATACGAGTAGTTTCTTTGCTAGATGCATTTGGTACAAAGATGAAACTCGATTGGAGAGTAGCAGCTTAGGGAATCAGGTGTGGAGAGACATCTCATGGAGTGCGCCACCAATGGGTGTTTCAAAGGTTAATGTAGATGGTGCTTATAGTGCAGGGACCTCGAGGACTCTGCTGCTG GAACTAGATTGTGTGGAGATTGTGCAGCAACTTCGCCATTTAAATCAGCCACATACAACCATTAGAGCTATTGGGGAGATGCTTCAACGAGATTGGGATGTGACCATAACCCATGTGTACCGGGAAAGTAAAAGAGCAACAGATAACCTAGCGAAGTATGTTGCTAGGTTACCTTTTGGAATCTTCTCCTTTCCACCCGATGCTACGGGGCTACCTATTCCTAGCCTAATTCATATATAA